gctacaATTGTTGAAAGAGTTGAGCTCATTACCATGATTCTGCCTCtgtgtctgacacacacacacacacacacacacacacacacacacacacacacacacacacacacacacacacacacacactgtgctgtgtgtgggagTACTGAACACTAAATGCTACTTTGTCAtccctgcttgtctgtctcAGGCCACTAGGGGAGCTCTTGCTGtcttctccctctcatttaGCTTCCTCTCGTCCCTCTTCCTGTCAGGTTTTATTCCATCCTAAACACTAGATCAGTTCATATATTACCACCCACCCCAttttcctctctccttcttgttttccctctctctctatctctatccaTCTGTCTGTATCTTTTTCTTGATCCATGCCTTATGAAATTAGCATTAATTGGATGGCTGAAATTGGGTCTGCTGATTTCAGACTGTGCGGGACTGATGACTCATTTCTTTTTTGTATTGCATTATGCCTCTCATGAGGAAGTTGTTTTTTAGAGACTCCTGTAGCATCATAGTCAGAGAACATTTATGCAGTCCGTCCTGAGGAAGAATTCTTTGCGTtatcctgtgtgtgttctgaagaCTTGTGTTTTGCTGCTGCAGGTGGACGAGTTGTATGAGGGTTTCTGTATTCAGAGGCGTCTGCGTGAGGGAGCCAGTAAGATGAAGCAGGCCTTCACCGCCTCCCCATCTACTAAAGGCACGCGAGAGAGCCTGGCTGAGGTCAACCGCCGCTACAAAGAATACACAGAAGTAATATCTCTCTACACTGCACATCATTTGTGTAACTTCCTCCAATTAGATTTCAGTTTCCGTTGGCAGCTCGGCTGGCTGTAGTCTGAGCTTGTCCGTCTCTGCTTTTCTATGTAGAACATGAGCACCTTTGAGGGGGAGTTGGAGAACCTGTTGGGAGAGTTCCACATCAAAATGAAAGGTAAATGTGCTGCTATTATTGCGTGGCGGCGGGGGACTGAGTGAATGATTGCTGTATAGAGTCCTGTTGGTAAATGTATGTTCTCTACCCCAGGGTTAGCCGGCTTTGCGAGGCTTTGTCCCGGTGACCAGTATGAGGTGAGTCATGACTTGAACATGGCATTCGTACTAGATCCTAAAATAAGATCCTGAAAATCTCTCGTCCGTGATTATGAAAGCACTCATGGTAAAATGTCTGGGAATCCGCTAAGTACGTTAAGCGCATCCATATTGGCTGTTCCCCTAGCAACCCGCTCGGCTCTGCTCCCACACCACTGTTCTCCTCCCAGCCCAGAGAAACAGGTTTTCTGATTAAAACCCCAGTCTCTCTCCTGGGCTTGTGCAGAATGTTCCTTCTCCTTAATTGCTGTGTAGCGCAGACTGAGTGGGCACACGTGGCTCTCTGCATCTCTTTTCCTGCTCAGCATCTCACTCGACaagtcttcctctcctcccccaccccctcctcccccagatTTTCATGCGGTACGGACGGCAGCGCTGGAAGCTGAAAGGGAAGATCGAGGCGAACTCCAGGCAGAGCTGGGACGGAGAGGAGATGGTCTTCATGCCTCTCATCACAGACCTCATCTCCATCAAGGTGGAGCTAGTCAACTGAAATGTTTGTTGCGAGTGCGACTGAGCTGACCTGTGTGACGATGACCTCGGTCCGAGGCGCTAACCTTCTTCCTGTCCCTCAGGTGACCGAGCTAAAGGGGCTAGCCACCCACGTCCTGGTAGGCAGCGTCATCTGTGAGACGAAGGACCTGTTCACGGCCATGCCTCAGGTGGTGGCTGTGGATGTTAATGACCTGGGTACCATCAAGCTGAACCTGGAGGTCACCTGGTTGTAAGTGATGGACCCACTCTATTGTGTTCAAGACTTTGAATACCGGAGCGACGTTATAGACCTGCTCCTAAAATGGAGGCGCCCTCTACTGGTTAGCTACTTACAACAGTCTTTAAATTTGACTCGCATCATTTTGATGGATGGTCCTGGGGGGTTTCTTTGTTGTCCTTTCTATTTGTTAAGTGAGTAACAGTTTGCCTTGACAGCTAAGCATCTGTCTGTTTCCCTGTAGTCCGTTTGATGTGGAGGACCTGACCCTGTCCTCTGGTAATGTGAGCAAAGCCTCAGCCCTGCAGAGACGAGTGTCCATATATAGCCAGGGCACACCTGAGACACCCACCTTCCAGGACACAGCCTTTTTTGTGAGTTCCATTTTATCTTGGTAGAGTTTAACCAGGgcttttcatacacacacacacacacacacacacacacacacacatatatacacagccCACATAGACTTGTGTATGATTATGTATTGATGTACATACGGATGATAGTTGTGGCATTTAAGGTGTCTTGAATTAATCCTCTAACCCCCTTCCCACTATCTCCAGCTTGGCACATACCTTTGTCCTGGCACAGTtaccgtggtgtgtgtgtgtgtgtgtgtgtgtgtgtgtgtgtgtgtgtgtgtgtgtgtgtgtgtgtgtgtgtgtttgtgtgtgtttgtgtgtgtgtgtgtgtgtttgtgtgtgtgtgtgtgtgtgtgctcccagCCCCTGCTGCCATGCTTAATTACCACCAATTAACTTCCTCTTCCCGCTCCTCTGTGCCAACAACCCATGCCCCTCCCGCGTGCGTGCACGTGGTGACGCGGGCGTGCACGTGCCCAGGCGTGGCAGGCCCCGGGCCAGCAGGGCCACCTCTCTGTGCTGCACACGCTCAGGGACGCTCTGTTAGACAAACTCAGACGCAGCCGCTCCTTTGGAGACCTGGCTGTGCTGAGGCCTCGTCCCAAATCCAGCCTGGAAGTCTACGTGAGTCAGGACCCTGTGTGCCCAGCCGCTTcaaccacgtgtgtgtgtgtgtgtgtgtgtgtgtgtgtgtgtgtgtgtgtgtgtgtgtgtgtgtgtgtgtgtgtgtgtgtgtgtgtgtgtgtgtgtgtgtgtgtgtgtgtgtgtgtgtgtgtgcgcgcgcgcatgtgaGTGTATTGGTAGTGTTCCCAAACCCTTTGCATCCTCTGCATGCATGTTTGAATCTTTCTCTTCTCACCTGTATCATtcagttggcttgacaaagccacgTTCGTTGTTCTTATTTCTCTGTATATTTTGGACCACTGGGTTTTTGACAGCTCTTGAGATGGAACCACCAAACTTTCTAGAAACTGTTCAATACCTGAATGGTGTGTTTGCCCTGAGAtacaccacccacatccacccTTATCATCCCTCCAACTGGCCACGTGTTTCCCTAGAAATTTTCCATTTCTTGGGACATTTTTTTAAACGGCTAACATTGTCATAAAACTTGCTGTTCATGATCTGAGGAGTGATGGGAATGATCTTCCATTTTTCACACCTCTATCACTTTTATTCTTTCTTTTACATCTCTCACTTTTCATATTGTTGCATTCGgttcatttttcactgcctaACTCCAATGCCTTACATGCTGTAACAAGCAAAACTGGTATACATAGTAAATCTGCTCTAATATCACCATACATCCTCCATTGATTGCTTATTCTTCcattttcatccctccatcctccctttgaaatacattattattataattccTTCAGCTTTAAAGAAGAACTAAATTGCTGGACTTATTGAACTACTGGACACAGTCACCAAACTTCTCTTACTAAGTGCCACTCGTCTATCCACCCCATGTATCCTCACATATCCACCCCATGTATCATTTTATTTATGCCTCCGTCCTGCCATAGAAACCCATTGATTTAATAACGCTTGCAATTTTCAAGCTAGAACCATCAAGCTTGATGAAAGAACTCAACAGCTGACCACAAAGATCAtttatccctccatcctcccatagaaACCCATTGATTTAATAACTCCCTTCATTTTGAAGTTATAGCAGTCAAAGTTGGTGAAAGGATTCAACAGCTGACTCCAAGCGCCAAACTGCATGTATTCATCCGTTTTCCCCTTTTACCCCTCCTAGTCTTGCAATCATCCCTGTATCCTCCCATAGGATTTGATAACTCCCTTAATTTACAAGCTATATCCATCACACTTGGAGGAAAGACCCAACAGTAGACCCCAAGCACCCAACTGCAATTCGTACTGATTACACTTGTCTATCCACCACTTTTGTGCTATTATTCATCCCTCCATGTTTTCAGCAGGCCTCAAGCTCGTCTCGTCTACCCATCACCTCTTCCAGCTAAAAATGATTAGTTAAAtgtatgctaatgtatgttCATCAGAGTTGATATAAATGGTCGATTTGTGACACCATTTACATATCTGCTCTTCACAGTGACGGATAACAGTAACCCAGCCATACTGTTCACGCTGTCTCGGCAGGCTTTGGCAAGCCAACTCAAAGTTTTTTCACAAATTTGACTTTCTAGTCCTCCTTGTCCTGTCTCTTCCTTCACCCTTTTTGCCTACAGAATTATACCATTTCAATTAAAGAATGTGACTGGAATTAAGTAACGTGCTGAAAGTAACGTCCAGCGTCTTTGACCGTAGTTCATGCCGTTTTTTTTGTACCCGTCCTCTCACAGTCCGCCCTGCCTGACGACGTCTTCGACGACGGCGGCTGTGGAGCGGCCGAGTGCAAGCGCCTGTCCTTCACCTTCTCCGACACGTCCGCCTCCAGCCCCGGCCCGGCCCAGTCGAACCCCGAGATCACCGTGACCCCCCCTGAAATGCAGCCTCCTCCCCTTCAGTTCTGTCCCTCAGACGAACCGCCTGCAGGAGAAGAGGAagccgaggaagaggaggagaatgtTAGCGCGAGCGCCAGCCTGGCTAGTGGCGGCGAGGTTGACGCGGAGTGGGAGCGGGCCGAGGACCACGCGCCTGGCTACGGCTCTGCGGGGGCTTCGCTGTGCTCGGAGGGCCAGCTGTCTGCCGTGGGGCCGGAGGACGTGGTCTTCCTGGAGCCCGGAGGCCCCGACGAGGCCTCTGAACTGAAGCCAGTAGAGCTGGATGGAGAGGAGGGCAGCCTGACCAGGCAGCTCGTGAGGAGGCTCACCTCCTCTGAAATCGTGCCCGAGGCTGGGCCTCAGAGCTGGGCTGGCGAGGGCAGCAGGGCCTTCCTGGAGAGCAGCCTGGAGGAAGCCATCCAGAACCTGCTTCTGAGGCTGGAGAACCTCGGCCAGCGCTGCAGGGAGCTTCAGGACTTGGAGCAGGAAGTGATGAAACTGGAGGATCTTCTGAAGGTGAGGGATCCAAAGCTTCAGTCACAATTATCCAGAACGGTTCTTACATAATTACCTTTCAGACAAAACCATCAATAATATCAATGATGAAGTTTTGCcttgtgtatgtgtagtctgGCTCATATTTGCTAGTGTAGCTGTTAGCATGTGTCCCATCTTTTCTCCTCAGTGCCGAGGTCCGGCTCAGCGGAGTCGCTCTTCGAGCCTCAGCCTAACCGTGGAGAGCGCGCTGGAGAGCTTCGACTTCCTGAACACCTCCGACTTTGACGACGACGACACGGGGGATGACGCCACTGCCGTGCCACGAGCCGCCTTCTTTGACTTGGAGACGGACAGGATTGGgtaactccgccttcctgccaTGACtgaccactctctctctttcctctgtgttgtgtgtgtgaggttttttttttttatgtggcaTGTAGGGGTTCAGAGTGAGTCTCAAACCACTAAATCCTCACCCTATTGAAGGGACTCTGGCTGGCAGGGTGTTTCCTCTAGCTtctctctgattggtcagagTTATCTGTGTTAGTGCGGTTTAATCATTTGTGTTGtatggacaatattaacctTTCATACACCTGTAAGCAAGACTTGTATCTGAAATGGATGGTATTGCATTGACTTTAAAACACAATGTTCAccattttaaaaacaaatccTGATGTGTAAAGCTGTATTGATACTCATACTGTTACTAAATAGTATTTTTCATGCTACAGTGTTAAGTCCTCATCCATGTGTGACTATCCCTTCCTGTAAGATTGTACTGCCCTCTGGTGGTAAGCACGTATCATGTTTGTATAACAGGCCAGGACAGCACCCAGAGGCCAGGGGGCACCTGAGCGAAGCCCTGACAGAAGACACTGGGGTGGGGAACAGCGTGGCTGGCAGCCCCATGCCACTCACCACGGGCAACGAGAACCTGGACGTGGCCATAGTCATTCACCTGCAGTACTGCAACCACTTGATTCAGGTGAAACACTCACCCTGGTTAATACAAACTGGCCCGCAGGGCGTCTGCTCCAAAGCCTGTGTTTCTCAAGCCCCCAGGCTGTAGAGTAACTTTTCACTTTAGCCATAACAGTCAATCTAACATGGTGCACCTAAAGTCACAACACTGCATGGATGTATATGTGTAAACATTACCTGCTACATGTGTTGACGTAAAgcacttgcgtgtgtgtgtgtgtgtgtgtgtgtgtgtgtgtgtgtgtgtgtgtgtgtgtgtgtgtgtgtgctggtagcTGCTGACGGCGGGATGCAGCCCGTGGCAGCACAAGGACTGTCTGCAGAAGATCTCCACCCAAACCCTGCTGCTGGAGGAACTCACGGAGAACAGCATCGACCGGCTGGGCACCATCACCTCTGCTGCTGATGGTGAGTCTGTCCGCTCACAGTTGCACCTCCTGTGTGTATAGAACTTcgctaacgtgtgtgtgtgtgtgtgtgtgtgtcttcagtgCTGCCCGGGCTGACGGAGCGACCCGCTCTGTTGGCGCTGTGGTCTGAATGCAGCGGTTCTGGCGGTCTGTTCCACACCACACTGGACCGTGTGCTCAAACACATGCACCATAGCTTCACCGCACCACTGCAGAACCGCCATCCCCATCACGCGGACTCGGGTACACGGACCACACCTTCCACCTGCGCTCCGTTTCCGGTTTGAATGCGTAGGGCTAAGGTTGTGCTCTGTGCGTGTCTCGTGTGCAGTGATCAGGCTGGTGGTGAGCGAGATGGTCGATAGGAGCGAACTGGCTTCCtctccaggcccctccccttcctctctGGCCCAGGATGTGCTGACCGTGTTCCAGTTCCACGGCTACGCCTCCGCGCACGGCGTCACCGACATGGAGCAGCACTTACTCGAGGTGGCCAGAGAGGGTACGACGCCTCCCACACGGTCACCTAACAAGAGCCACGGTGGATTTCTGCAGGTTATACACAAGCGAACGGGGTGCGGAAAGTGATGAGATGTTTGTCGTGTGCTGTGCAGCTGTGTTTGCGGAGCGGCTGGGCGCCGGCCAGGCGGAGTGCTCTCTTCAAGAGCTGAGGGAGGTGTCCGTCACCTgcctccagccccgccccctcaccctGCGCGCTCTGGCCGCCCTGCTCACCTCTTCTGACCCAGACCTCAGGAAGGCCGCCGCCGTCTTCCTCTCCAGTGCCGCATCACACCCGCCtttcaggtcaaaggtcagtgcTGGTGACCACCTCCGTCAGACGTCTGCGTTCACGGCTGTGTCAGCAGGCTGCGGTAGTGTTTCTCAACACGGTTCATGCTAGCCCTGCGTTAAGTAGCCCTGTATCCACCACATCTGACCGAACAAAGCCACCAACACTAAGTACTTAAGACAAGTGACTTCCTAAGTTAAGCTAAAAATGTGGACCAGTCTGACAGGTGGGCCATATGGACCATTTCAGAGTTCCTAAGAGTACTAAGTACACACCAGGAAACAATAAGATGTTTACATATGAAATGCAGGCCATCACATGGTACTTGGTACTTTTATTCGGTACATATACTGATGATGATGTTGCCACTCTTATATGGCTAGCCAACATGAAATACACTGTAATCATTTCCCCTCCATCACTAAACTTGAAGCAGAAACTCATTACATTAGCAGTTATGTTAGAAAATTGCACAATGAATATGTGCACAGTGGATTTCCACACCACTGATTTCATGAGGACTCCTGGGCTAAAAAATCATTTTCACAGTTGTTCAAATGTACTGAAGTCACAGAGTAAGTGAACCTGGGTCTGGAAAAACCCTCTAGTGTGGAAACGCCCTTAGTGTTGtaactttgtgtgtgttgggataGGCAGTGGCCTGCTATTCACAAGCCTTATCGGAAGCAGGCGTGAACACACAGAGAGCAGCATGTGTTGCCCTGAGCTGTCTGCAGGTGAGTGTCTCTGCCCCGATGTAACCAGGCCAGTTGGTCTTCAGGCGGTTGCAATAACAGGCCTGTGGAGGACACTGTGAAGTAGCAAGGAGCTTCTCTCTGTGTCGCAGGCTGTGGAGAGCATTGATGCAGTTGTGTCACTGTGTGACTCGGCCAATGAGGAGCTCCGGCATGTTGCCATAGAAACCCTCCTCACTTTTGGTAAGTCAACAGCAAGCACCGTTTTCCTCCCTGATCACAGAGAATGAACATATGAACATACACCAGAGCATATAGATAATAATGTCATGTGGCAATTCCTGTCTGTGATGGAGCAAAGTCTTGGAACAATTGGCTGAGGCTGTTTGTGGAAGACAATGTTtgaaagtaagtgtgtgtgcgtgtgtgtgtgcgtgtgtgtgtgcgtgtgcgtgtgcgtgcgtgcgtgcaggtGAGGAGGGGCGACTGGCGTATGAGCAGCTGGACACGGTCCCGAGAGAGATGGTGCGTGTGGGCACACGCCGCGGTAATGCCGTCACCACTGCCTTCTGAAAGCAGGCGGGTGTCGCAGTGTGATGGCCACCCATGGCTCGAGAAGCCCAGCCCTGCCCAGCCCAGCCCGCCTCTGTGAGGCCCCGCCCCTCACAAAACTGCTGAGGACCGGGGCTCCCCACGCTTAGAGCTCAACTCTCCCTGCACAGATGTGTTACAACAGTACACGCATCATTCTCACCATTCATGTTGATCTTATATTAATAACATCCTGTGTTACTACTACTTAATTATTTGCTGATGTTGGTTAATGTTCCTTAGTTTGCACTTGTCAGATGCATGTACATACAGCACAGAATTATTAATGCTTTGTTGGGAATATCCTACCATAACTTGAGAGTTGAGTTTTATCATTCATCCAGCAGTGCACTTccaaacccccccaccccccaaaattGGTTTCAGGGATCCTGAGGGACACATTTAACCAAATCCTCAGctactgtgtgtatgcatgtgtaagtAAGCTCTAACCCCTGGGATCACTGGACAGAGTTTATCATGACTTCACACCAACTGGATGCTGTGAGAAGATATATCAGAAGCTCAGATCAGTTCATTCAGACCACGCATCAAGGGGCCCTTATGTTTGCCTGTCACGCTGACCGGTGAGCAGCCATCACGGGCAGACACTTGGACTGCTTCAGCTGATCTTGGATCTGTATCGCTGTTCTTGGAATCATAGTAAAAGTATGGTTGACCATCACCAGTGACCACAGCTGCAAGTTCCTCCAGTTGACTCCCAGAGAATAGGTAGTGCGTTAGTGCTGATGCCATGGTGAATAGGCACTCGTGAAACTGTAAAGCACTGGCTGAGCTCTCGCTAAGGCTGTTCACTAAACtcgtgaacgtgtgtgtgcgtgttgaaATGCACTTTTTGGTATTAAGAGAAGTGTTAATGGATTTACTGTGAATTTGGTTCTAAGCTTCAATGAAGACTGGAAGTACAGTGCTCTGTGATCCGACTAGCTTCTGTGCCTATTGTAACTGTACTACTGAGTCATTTTATTGACTGTGACAActgatatttattttttattttgttttgttgctcgtcACACAacgttgtttttctttttaaaatggaTTACTTGCAATATAGTACGATCTAGTTGTTTGTGTACTTTTTACAAATACCAGGGTACTTTATTAATACTGAACCCCCAATACAATGCTTAATACTGGAAATACTTTGTTTTAATAATCATCGTCGAAATGTATATTTCTTAACATGTGTCAGTGTAAAAAGTCATGCAACAATTTAAATTGTAGGAAACTAGGCTATTAGTATTTTTAAGACTCTTAAGGTAAAAAAGGTCAAACTATGTGGCTGTGTAAAATGCATGACGTGTTAATGACAGTTTAGTGCTTTGCTATGACTTAGAGAATTAGACTGAAGGAGAAGCAGTCCTCTGGTGACGGAACAAGCACATTAATAAACGGTACTGAGAGAACATAAATATTCCCAGGAGTACCGAACTGCTAACCAAGCACAACTGAACAGTTTTTGTTTTTAGTGTTTATATTAACCTTGTAAAACTCGACAGCACAAATTTGAAAAAAGCCATAACTGATACAAACAATATGTATTAGGCTGATTGATTTTGTAACCTGCATTATATAGTTCTCTTTATAAGTTACTTAAAGTGAGGCCTTTTGTATGTTTTCATATTATGCAGTGGTTTGAAGTTTATGTTCCTTCTGTTATCTAAGTTATTTTCATCACTGCAGTATTTTTGAATTTGGACATAGAAGATCCAATAAGGCAACTGTTGTCTTGTACATATAGTTCCTGTGATTAATTCACACTGGTTTGCTTTATTCAAATCCAAGGTTACACCAGCTTTTCACTAAAATGCAAAATAATAAATCATTTTACTATTGATTTTGATGGCTGGCCTAAGACCGATAAATGTTTGGTTTCCAGTTTAGGCAGCTATAATCACCAGTTTTAGTGTTTAAAAGCTTGGATTTGAATTAATGCAGACCTCTTGCTGTCCAGTCTGGTTCTTTTGAGTTGTCTTTCCTCAGTTTACAGTATTTCTTTTGTCTATTGAAGGTGGCAATAAAATTTATTTTTGCATAATTATCAGgataaaaatattatttattgcCGTCCTTTAAATGTGTTCAGATTAAGGCCTTAGTTCTTATTTGGAGAGCCA
This Brachyhypopomus gauderio isolate BG-103 chromosome 6, BGAUD_0.2, whole genome shotgun sequence DNA region includes the following protein-coding sequences:
- the ripor2 gene encoding rho family-interacting cell polarization regulator 2 isoform X4 → MAAGTHSPGGPNGIIRSQSFAGFSTLQERRSRCNSFMGNSVVQKKLNSKPKKAHLSGHKSSSSTSHEPQPRRVEEVYGALKQGLDEYLEVHQLELDKLTSLMKDMKRNSRLGVLYDLDKQIKTIERYMRRLEFHISKVDELYEGFCIQRRLREGASKMKQAFTASPSTKGTRESLAEVNRRYKEYTENMSTFEGELENLLGEFHIKMKGLAGFARLCPGDQYEIFMRYGRQRWKLKGKIEANSRQSWDGEEMVFMPLITDLISIKVTELKGLATHVLVGSVICETKDLFTAMPQVVAVDVNDLGTIKLNLEVTWFPFDVEDLTLSSGNVSKASALQRRVSIYSQGTPETPTFQDTAFFSALPDDVFDDGGCGAAECKRLSFTFSDTSASSPGPAQSNPEITVTPPEMQPPPLQFCPSDEPPAGEEEAEEEEENVSASASLASGGEVDAEWERAEDHAPGYGSAGASLCSEGQLSAVGPEDVVFLEPGGPDEASELKPVELDGEEGSLTRQLVRRLTSSEIVPEAGPQSWAGEGSRAFLESSLEEAIQNLLLRLENLGQRCRELQDLEQEVMKLEDLLKCRGPAQRSRSSSLSLTVESALESFDFLNTSDFDDDDTGDDATAVPRAAFFDLETDRIGPGQHPEARGHLSEALTEDTGVGNSVAGSPMPLTTGNENLDVAIVIHLQYCNHLIQLLTAGCSPWQHKDCLQKISTQTLLLEELTENSIDRLGTITSAADVLPGLTERPALLALWSECSGSGGLFHTTLDRVLKHMHHSFTAPLQNRHPHHADSVIRLVVSEMVDRSELASSPGPSPSSLAQDVLTVFQFHGYASAHGVTDMEQHLLEVAREAVFAERLGAGQAECSLQELREVSVTCLQPRPLTLRALAALLTSSDPDLRKAAAVFLSSAASHPPFRSKAVACYSQALSEAGVNTQRAACVALSCLQAVESIDAVVSLCDSANEELRHVAIETLLTFGEEGRLAYEQLDTVPREMVRVGTRRGNAVTTAF
- the ripor2 gene encoding rho family-interacting cell polarization regulator 2 isoform X2 — protein: MASSHLTDIDSVMYEEAEDVFYDGVSSRFPEIMAAGTHSPGGPNGIIRSQSFAGFSTLQERRSRCNSFMGNSVVQKKLNSKPKKAHLSGHKSSSSTSHEPQPRRVEEVYGALKQGLDEYLEVHQLELDKLTSLMKDMKRNSRLGVLYDLDKQIKTIERYMRRLEFHISKVDELYEGFCIQRRLREGASKMKQAFTASPSTKGTRESLAEVNRRYKEYTENMSTFEGELENLLGEFHIKMKGLAGFARLCPGDQYEIFMRYGRQRWKLKGKIEANSRQSWDGEEMVFMPLITDLISIKVTELKGLATHVLVGSVICETKDLFTAMPQVVAVDVNDLGTIKLNLEVTWFPFDVEDLTLSSGNVSKASALQRRVSIYSQGTPETPTFQDTAFFSALPDDVFDDGGCGAAECKRLSFTFSDTSASSPGPAQSNPEITVTPPEMQPPPLQFCPSDEPPAGEEEAEEEEENVSASASLASGGEVDAEWERAEDHAPGYGSAGASLCSEGQLSAVGPEDVVFLEPGGPDEASELKPVELDGEEGSLTRQLVRRLTSSEIVPEAGPQSWAGEGSRAFLESSLEEAIQNLLLRLENLGQRCRELQDLEQEVMKLEDLLKCRGPAQRSRSSSLSLTVESALESFDFLNTSDFDDDDTGDDATAVPRAAFFDLETDRIGPGQHPEARGHLSEALTEDTGVGNSVAGSPMPLTTGNENLDVAIVIHLQYCNHLIQLLTAGCSPWQHKDCLQKISTQTLLLEELTENSIDRLGTITSAADVLPGLTERPALLALWSECSGSGGLFHTTLDRVLKHMHHSFTAPLQNRHPHHADSVIRLVVSEMVDRSELASSPGPSPSSLAQDVLTVFQFHGYASAHGVTDMEQHLLEVAREAVFAERLGAGQAECSLQELREVSVTCLQPRPLTLRALAALLTSSDPDLRKAAAVFLSSAASHPPFRSKAVACYSQALSEAGVNTQRAACVALSCLQAVESIDAVVSLCDSANEELRHVAIETLLTFGEEGRLAYEQLDTVPREMVRVGTRRGNAVTTAF
- the ripor2 gene encoding rho family-interacting cell polarization regulator 2 isoform X3; protein product: MAAGTHSPGGPNGIIRSQSFAGFSTLQERRSRHIPMCISRCNSFMGNSVVQKKLNSKPKKAHLSGHKSSSSTSHEPQPRRVEEVYGALKQGLDEYLEVHQLELDKLTSLMKDMKRNSRLGVLYDLDKQIKTIERYMRRLEFHISKVDELYEGFCIQRRLREGASKMKQAFTASPSTKGTRESLAEVNRRYKEYTENMSTFEGELENLLGEFHIKMKGLAGFARLCPGDQYEIFMRYGRQRWKLKGKIEANSRQSWDGEEMVFMPLITDLISIKVTELKGLATHVLVGSVICETKDLFTAMPQVVAVDVNDLGTIKLNLEVTWFPFDVEDLTLSSGNVSKASALQRRVSIYSQGTPETPTFQDTAFFSALPDDVFDDGGCGAAECKRLSFTFSDTSASSPGPAQSNPEITVTPPEMQPPPLQFCPSDEPPAGEEEAEEEEENVSASASLASGGEVDAEWERAEDHAPGYGSAGASLCSEGQLSAVGPEDVVFLEPGGPDEASELKPVELDGEEGSLTRQLVRRLTSSEIVPEAGPQSWAGEGSRAFLESSLEEAIQNLLLRLENLGQRCRELQDLEQEVMKLEDLLKCRGPAQRSRSSSLSLTVESALESFDFLNTSDFDDDDTGDDATAVPRAAFFDLETDRIGPGQHPEARGHLSEALTEDTGVGNSVAGSPMPLTTGNENLDVAIVIHLQYCNHLIQLLTAGCSPWQHKDCLQKISTQTLLLEELTENSIDRLGTITSAADVLPGLTERPALLALWSECSGSGGLFHTTLDRVLKHMHHSFTAPLQNRHPHHADSVIRLVVSEMVDRSELASSPGPSPSSLAQDVLTVFQFHGYASAHGVTDMEQHLLEVAREAVFAERLGAGQAECSLQELREVSVTCLQPRPLTLRALAALLTSSDPDLRKAAAVFLSSAASHPPFRSKAVACYSQALSEAGVNTQRAACVALSCLQAVESIDAVVSLCDSANEELRHVAIETLLTFGEEGRLAYEQLDTVPREMVRVGTRRGNAVTTAF
- the ripor2 gene encoding rho family-interacting cell polarization regulator 2 isoform X1, with product MASSHLTDIDSVMYEEAEDVFYDGVSSRFPEIMAAGTHSPGGPNGIIRSQSFAGFSTLQERRSRHIPMCISRCNSFMGNSVVQKKLNSKPKKAHLSGHKSSSSTSHEPQPRRVEEVYGALKQGLDEYLEVHQLELDKLTSLMKDMKRNSRLGVLYDLDKQIKTIERYMRRLEFHISKVDELYEGFCIQRRLREGASKMKQAFTASPSTKGTRESLAEVNRRYKEYTENMSTFEGELENLLGEFHIKMKGLAGFARLCPGDQYEIFMRYGRQRWKLKGKIEANSRQSWDGEEMVFMPLITDLISIKVTELKGLATHVLVGSVICETKDLFTAMPQVVAVDVNDLGTIKLNLEVTWFPFDVEDLTLSSGNVSKASALQRRVSIYSQGTPETPTFQDTAFFSALPDDVFDDGGCGAAECKRLSFTFSDTSASSPGPAQSNPEITVTPPEMQPPPLQFCPSDEPPAGEEEAEEEEENVSASASLASGGEVDAEWERAEDHAPGYGSAGASLCSEGQLSAVGPEDVVFLEPGGPDEASELKPVELDGEEGSLTRQLVRRLTSSEIVPEAGPQSWAGEGSRAFLESSLEEAIQNLLLRLENLGQRCRELQDLEQEVMKLEDLLKCRGPAQRSRSSSLSLTVESALESFDFLNTSDFDDDDTGDDATAVPRAAFFDLETDRIGPGQHPEARGHLSEALTEDTGVGNSVAGSPMPLTTGNENLDVAIVIHLQYCNHLIQLLTAGCSPWQHKDCLQKISTQTLLLEELTENSIDRLGTITSAADVLPGLTERPALLALWSECSGSGGLFHTTLDRVLKHMHHSFTAPLQNRHPHHADSVIRLVVSEMVDRSELASSPGPSPSSLAQDVLTVFQFHGYASAHGVTDMEQHLLEVAREAVFAERLGAGQAECSLQELREVSVTCLQPRPLTLRALAALLTSSDPDLRKAAAVFLSSAASHPPFRSKAVACYSQALSEAGVNTQRAACVALSCLQAVESIDAVVSLCDSANEELRHVAIETLLTFGEEGRLAYEQLDTVPREMVRVGTRRGNAVTTAF